One segment of Rubripirellula amarantea DNA contains the following:
- a CDS encoding Gfo/Idh/MocA family protein: MSHSNPDRREFTKTLSAAIAAGMASGGFFSTAPSAKANATTNGKVGVALVGLGNLSTNQLAPALQKTKVMELRGIVTGTPAKADKWQQQYGIAKEHTYNYDNYDEIANDDAIDVIYVVLPNGMHPEYTIRAAKAGKHVLCEKPMANSSEECRQMIAACKDANRKLAIGYRCQFDPFHRRCIELAREQTFGKLKFIEAGFGFKIGDPNQWRLKSALAGGGALMDVGIYALQACRYLTGEEPLEITAQETKTDPVKFAEVDETITWSMKFPSGVSTSCMTTYGFNGINQFTGLCDNGWFGLDPAFSYAPPQPKSSNPSQAKLDLDPVDQFAAEMDAFARCVLHDEPSSVPGEEGLRDLVAIEAIYESIRTGKAVSLA; the protein is encoded by the coding sequence ATGAGTCATTCCAATCCGGACCGACGTGAATTCACCAAAACGCTCTCTGCTGCTATCGCCGCTGGAATGGCGTCCGGCGGATTTTTCTCCACGGCCCCGTCGGCGAAAGCCAATGCCACGACCAACGGGAAAGTCGGTGTTGCGTTGGTGGGACTTGGGAACCTAAGCACGAATCAGTTGGCTCCCGCTCTCCAGAAAACAAAGGTCATGGAACTGCGAGGGATCGTGACGGGAACGCCTGCGAAGGCTGACAAATGGCAGCAGCAATATGGCATCGCGAAGGAGCACACGTACAACTACGACAACTACGATGAAATCGCAAACGACGACGCGATTGATGTTATCTATGTTGTGCTTCCCAACGGAATGCACCCGGAGTACACGATTCGGGCGGCCAAAGCTGGTAAGCACGTTCTTTGCGAAAAGCCCATGGCAAATTCATCGGAAGAATGTCGTCAAATGATCGCTGCATGCAAGGATGCAAATCGTAAGCTGGCGATCGGCTATCGCTGCCAATTTGATCCTTTCCATCGTCGCTGTATCGAATTGGCTCGAGAGCAAACCTTTGGCAAGTTGAAGTTCATCGAAGCGGGGTTTGGTTTCAAGATCGGCGATCCCAATCAGTGGCGACTCAAGTCGGCGCTTGCCGGTGGTGGCGCGCTGATGGACGTGGGGATTTACGCACTTCAAGCTTGCCGTTACCTGACCGGTGAAGAGCCGCTCGAAATTACGGCCCAGGAAACCAAGACTGACCCCGTGAAGTTTGCCGAAGTGGATGAAACCATCACATGGTCTATGAAGTTCCCCAGTGGAGTTTCGACTTCGTGCATGACCACGTATGGATTCAATGGCATCAATCAATTCACTGGACTTTGTGATAACGGTTGGTTCGGTCTCGATCCCGCGTTCAGTTACGCACCTCCGCAACCCAAGTCCAGCAATCCATCGCAAGCAAAGCTAGACCTTGATCCTGTTGATCAGTTCGCCGCCGAGATGGATGCTTTCGCCCGTTGCGTCCTTCACGATGAACCTTCAAGCGTTCCGGGTGAAGAAGGACTGCGAGATTTAGTCGCCATCGAAGCGATTTACGAATCAATTCGAACTGGCAAAGCAGTCAGCCTCGCGTAG
- a CDS encoding PDZ domain-containing protein: protein MWAKLTLVPFCILFCTFVQTSFGQDVASEFFNNHGNARLGIEVTDSPGIGVRVGVVAIGGPADYSGVRPGDYVLRVNGKPIDKPEDLIEAVRAESPGGEVVITVWHDGQASDRKIVLATADRMNHRNDRAWLGVTLEASEGPGADGTSGAKIEQVIPGSPAAQSNLKAGDVVVAINGINVKSSKDLVTAVEGLKPGETATLKLAGDPERERQITLGSVANSPPLFSYRMPIPELNDEAPDSFSPPTAWRDEITDLRRQVQELRKAILNDKVDRPGEQRGEDDQHDQDEERNHDEERDQDEELGSDSSQPNVDDSSSTHADRDDYHLVVHRPLRRGNRAHAHYPTPAYRYSYGYQPNYGYWYNYESALPYSSYYRSPPVYRQYYRRYYRPSVRVYVGPVGGGYYYR from the coding sequence ATGTGGGCCAAACTTACGCTCGTACCTTTCTGTATTTTGTTCTGTACGTTCGTGCAGACGTCGTTTGGACAAGACGTCGCCTCGGAGTTCTTTAACAATCATGGAAATGCCCGCCTTGGGATTGAGGTCACTGACAGTCCTGGCATTGGAGTCCGGGTCGGCGTCGTCGCGATCGGGGGACCGGCCGACTACAGCGGTGTTCGGCCGGGTGACTATGTGTTGAGAGTCAACGGGAAACCGATTGATAAACCGGAAGACCTGATCGAAGCCGTTCGTGCCGAAAGTCCCGGGGGTGAAGTGGTAATCACTGTTTGGCATGACGGCCAGGCATCCGACCGCAAGATTGTGTTGGCTACCGCTGACAGGATGAACCATCGAAATGATCGAGCTTGGCTCGGTGTCACTTTGGAAGCTAGCGAAGGTCCGGGTGCCGATGGAACCTCAGGTGCCAAAATCGAACAAGTCATTCCGGGTAGTCCAGCAGCCCAATCAAATTTGAAAGCGGGTGACGTAGTCGTGGCCATCAATGGAATCAACGTTAAATCGTCAAAGGACTTGGTCACCGCTGTCGAAGGTCTCAAACCAGGGGAAACGGCAACATTGAAATTAGCGGGTGATCCCGAAAGAGAACGTCAGATCACGCTCGGTTCGGTTGCCAACTCACCGCCTCTGTTTAGCTATCGCATGCCAATCCCTGAGCTCAACGACGAAGCGCCAGATTCGTTTTCGCCTCCGACTGCGTGGCGCGACGAGATCACAGATTTGCGTCGCCAAGTGCAAGAACTACGCAAGGCAATTCTCAACGATAAAGTGGATCGCCCAGGCGAACAACGTGGTGAAGATGACCAACATGATCAAGACGAAGAACGTAATCACGACGAGGAACGTGATCAAGACGAAGAACTTGGTTCTGACTCATCTCAACCCAACGTCGATGACTCGTCGAGCACCCATGCGGACCGCGATGATTATCACCTAGTCGTTCACCGCCCATTGCGTCGTGGTAATCGTGCCCACGCTCACTATCCTACGCCGGCTTATCGGTATTCGTATGGCTATCAACCAAATTACGGCTACTGGTACAACTACGAATCAGCACTCCCCTATTCCAGCTACTACCGTTCGCCGCCCGTCTACCGTCAATACTACCGACGTTACTATCGACCTAGCGTGCGAGTCTACGTTGGCCCCGTCGGCGGCGGCTACTACTACCGATAG
- a CDS encoding HlyD family secretion protein — protein MVENRRIVVLNREPATAKLANHVQRYDTIRAAGIIEGRTELVEILARITEQISRVAVSKGQWVRQGDVLIELDSERYVHERNLANAMLQLELAKKQRLENGFRPSEIETARHEHDAIIARLDAATKNYQRGVKLSKNKAISNRELENLQAEVASLKATASAAKGRLETLELPARSDDLLAASASVRAAEARLQIAQISLDRCTVRAPSDGRVMIINGEPGELTGPDRSVPLVVMSDTSSLRTVADIDEFDALRISVGQSCDIYSDAAEGIIASGKTIEIEPLMDRKKLFGQFAGERNDTNSRRVWIELQNDPDLPIGLPVDVYIKVNSQN, from the coding sequence ATGGTCGAGAATCGTCGCATCGTTGTGCTCAATCGCGAACCGGCAACTGCGAAGCTCGCCAACCACGTGCAGCGGTACGACACCATTCGCGCGGCCGGCATTATTGAAGGGCGGACGGAACTAGTCGAGATTCTTGCCAGGATCACCGAACAGATTTCACGAGTCGCCGTGTCCAAAGGACAGTGGGTTCGCCAAGGCGATGTGTTGATTGAACTCGATTCCGAACGTTATGTGCATGAACGCAATCTTGCCAATGCAATGCTGCAACTTGAACTCGCAAAGAAACAGCGGCTAGAGAACGGTTTCCGTCCTTCAGAAATCGAAACCGCCCGACACGAACACGATGCGATCATCGCTCGGCTTGATGCCGCCACCAAGAACTATCAACGGGGCGTCAAGTTGTCGAAAAACAAAGCGATCAGCAACAGAGAGCTAGAAAACTTGCAGGCCGAAGTTGCATCGCTAAAAGCAACCGCATCGGCCGCCAAAGGTCGACTAGAGACGCTTGAACTTCCTGCAAGAAGCGATGACCTGCTTGCCGCCAGCGCGTCAGTTCGAGCGGCCGAGGCCAGACTGCAGATCGCGCAGATCAGTCTTGACCGTTGTACGGTTCGCGCTCCTTCGGACGGGCGTGTTATGATCATCAACGGAGAACCGGGTGAACTAACAGGCCCCGATCGTTCCGTTCCTCTGGTCGTCATGTCCGATACATCAAGCCTACGTACCGTCGCAGACATTGATGAGTTTGATGCACTACGGATCTCTGTCGGACAGAGCTGTGATATCTATTCGGACGCCGCGGAAGGAATCATTGCATCAGGCAAAACCATCGAGATTGAGCCTCTGATGGACCGCAAAAAACTGTTTGGTCAATTCGCTGGCGAACGGAACGACACCAACAGCCGACGTGTTTGGATCGAACTTCAGAACGATCCCGACTTGCCCATCGGACTGCCGGTAGACGTCTACATCAAAGTCAACTCGCAAAACTGA
- a CDS encoding ABC transporter ATP-binding protein → MADKLSLKDAFQHFSTQQNALDANLTSLGTRVPPTGLGQTRILTANQVRKSYPIGGEKRSVLDGVNFYADSGECVFLSGPSGSGKSTLLSIMGCLLESDSGEVTIAEHRVDQMNVQERTKVRRNYIGFVFQRFQLIRGISAEDNVAVPLTLQGHSLADARTRSAELLKRVGLEFHRHHLPSAMSPGQCQRVALARAVITSPNLILADEPTAALDGKSGQEVMELLKELIADTNSATVVVTHDPRIIKYADRICEIENGQFK, encoded by the coding sequence ATGGCTGACAAATTAAGTCTCAAGGATGCCTTTCAACACTTTTCGACGCAGCAGAACGCGTTGGACGCAAACCTAACATCCCTGGGAACTAGAGTCCCACCAACGGGTTTAGGTCAAACTCGGATTTTGACAGCGAACCAAGTTCGCAAGTCGTACCCGATTGGCGGAGAGAAACGATCGGTTCTTGACGGAGTGAACTTCTATGCTGACTCAGGCGAGTGCGTGTTTTTATCCGGTCCATCGGGAAGTGGTAAGAGCACGCTGCTTTCGATCATGGGATGCCTGCTCGAGAGCGACTCGGGAGAAGTCACCATCGCCGAGCATCGCGTCGACCAAATGAACGTTCAGGAACGAACCAAGGTACGTCGCAACTACATTGGATTCGTCTTTCAAAGATTTCAATTGATCCGAGGGATCTCTGCGGAGGATAACGTCGCGGTGCCGCTAACGTTGCAAGGCCACAGCCTTGCCGACGCCAGAACACGATCGGCTGAGTTACTTAAACGTGTCGGCTTAGAATTCCACCGTCATCATTTGCCATCGGCAATGAGTCCTGGGCAATGCCAACGCGTCGCGCTTGCGCGAGCGGTCATCACGAGCCCGAACCTAATTCTTGCGGATGAGCCCACCGCAGCGCTCGATGGGAAGTCGGGACAGGAAGTCATGGAACTGCTAAAGGAACTGATCGCCGACACCAACTCGGCCACCGTCGTTGTTACGCATGATCCACGGATCATTAAGTATGCTGATCGAATTTGCGAAATTGAAAACGGGCAGTTCAAATGA
- a CDS encoding ABC transporter permease: MLWNIAFRTLFHDRGKLIAGLIGVIFSVVLVNIQGGLFFGLIRKASLLVDRSNADIWVGHQGMHNVDFPHGIPERWIHRIRSVPGVERAEPMRIAFSEISLPDGNFEGVMVVGVAEGSDLGRAYDIVEGPSDALTYRNSVIVDQCDDEKLFEPDIGEIREIGGQRARISGKSHGLLSFLVTPYVFTDYERSINFSGGDPSLASYFLVRLQPGIDANDVCEEIRRRLKDVTAVPAEQYAATSIHFWLTRTGIGLSFGAATFLGLLVGLVMVAQTLYAMVLDRISEFATLKAIGSSESEIILLLAAQSTVVASLGIAIGVVITILIRHFFSTPRAAIEIPLGLYFASAGLVFFICLCASALPYLRIRRVDPHTVLQG; this comes from the coding sequence ATGCTTTGGAATATTGCGTTCCGCACTCTGTTTCACGATCGCGGCAAGCTGATCGCTGGCTTGATCGGGGTCATTTTTTCGGTCGTATTGGTCAACATCCAAGGCGGGCTTTTCTTTGGACTGATTCGAAAAGCAAGCTTGCTAGTTGATCGCAGCAATGCTGATATCTGGGTCGGCCATCAAGGGATGCACAATGTGGACTTTCCTCACGGCATTCCGGAACGCTGGATCCACCGCATCCGAAGCGTCCCCGGAGTGGAGAGAGCGGAACCGATGCGAATCGCGTTTTCAGAAATCTCGTTGCCTGATGGAAATTTCGAAGGCGTCATGGTCGTCGGGGTCGCCGAAGGTTCGGACCTTGGCCGCGCTTACGACATCGTCGAAGGTCCTAGTGACGCGTTAACGTACCGCAATAGTGTCATCGTTGACCAATGTGATGATGAAAAGCTGTTCGAGCCTGACATCGGAGAGATTCGCGAGATCGGCGGGCAGCGAGCAAGGATCTCCGGTAAGAGCCATGGCCTGCTAAGTTTTCTCGTCACGCCGTACGTGTTTACCGACTACGAGCGGTCTATCAATTTCTCAGGTGGTGACCCATCGTTGGCCTCGTACTTCCTTGTCCGCCTTCAACCGGGCATTGACGCAAACGATGTTTGCGAAGAGATCCGTCGTCGGCTGAAAGATGTGACTGCCGTTCCCGCTGAGCAGTATGCGGCAACCAGTATTCATTTTTGGCTGACTCGAACTGGCATCGGCCTGAGCTTTGGCGCGGCAACGTTTCTGGGTTTGCTTGTCGGACTCGTGATGGTGGCACAAACGCTGTACGCAATGGTGTTGGATCGCATCAGCGAGTTTGCAACGCTTAAGGCAATCGGATCAAGTGAAAGTGAAATCATTCTCCTGCTCGCTGCCCAGTCGACCGTCGTTGCGAGTCTGGGGATTGCCATCGGGGTCGTGATAACGATCCTGATCCGTCACTTCTTCAGCACGCCTCGAGCGGCGATCGAAATTCCGCTTGGCTTATACTTTGCTAGTGCAGGGTTAGTTTTCTTCATCTGCCTCTGCGCTTCGGCACTGCCTTATCTGCGCATCCGCCGCGTTGACCCTCATACTGTTTTGCAGGGATAA
- a CDS encoding YdcF family protein — MNIPADSRDASKWRRRFWCLAIALAAIWIAMSFAQIRGWMIMPLYVHDHQAEGEVAYVMADGIAVWERLHAAADLYHLKRVDDIYLLDEQQMSTYNFVRGQNDSRVQREIDFLGLHGVPTEHIHTVRPVDGDWLSSRSEAVGLQRALPGVTKLVVVTSAPHTRRCRLCFDRVFKDEANVSVCAATSSADSAETHFPIWIEYGKLIVYWFCV; from the coding sequence TTGAACATTCCTGCCGACTCACGCGACGCTTCCAAGTGGCGGCGAAGATTCTGGTGTTTGGCAATCGCCTTGGCGGCAATCTGGATTGCAATGTCGTTTGCACAGATCCGCGGATGGATGATCATGCCATTGTACGTTCACGATCACCAAGCGGAGGGTGAAGTCGCTTATGTGATGGCCGATGGAATTGCGGTGTGGGAACGTTTGCACGCTGCAGCGGATCTTTATCATTTGAAACGAGTCGACGACATCTACTTGCTCGATGAACAACAGATGTCGACTTACAACTTTGTCCGGGGCCAAAACGACTCGCGTGTGCAACGTGAGATTGACTTCCTCGGACTGCACGGTGTCCCGACTGAACACATCCATACCGTTCGCCCGGTTGACGGTGACTGGCTTAGTTCGCGTAGCGAAGCTGTTGGACTGCAACGTGCGTTGCCTGGAGTGACGAAATTAGTTGTGGTCACATCGGCACCCCATACTCGTCGATGCCGGTTGTGTTTCGACCGGGTTTTTAAAGACGAAGCAAACGTGTCAGTTTGCGCGGCGACGAGTTCAGCCGATAGTGCCGAAACGCACTTTCCGATTTGGATTGAGTACGGCAAACTGATCGTTTACTGGTTTTGTGTTTAG
- a CDS encoding FemAB family XrtA/PEP-CTERM system-associated protein yields MNQIQTHRWPSDWPLIHDATYGRLNAHHESWINSIGKGLRHQTYLATATCGDQATGVLPLNLVSGPLFGRFLVSIPYVNTGGVWAKDNETAVQLIDAACDLADELDVNYLELRHESPVDHPRLNFERTEKVHMRMPLPETTEGIMKNLKSKVRSQVKKSGEFGLQVNFGADELLDSFYAVFAHNMRDLGTPVFSRNLFAYVLKEFGDDAEICVVRKEDRPVAAGLLVHCDGVTEVPSASCLREFNRMNANMLMYRHLLERAVERRSHTFDFGRSSEGSGTYKFKAQWGAVPHPACWQYYVRKGDPNDMRPDSDGKQRLVKIWQRLPVWLTRLIGPTIVRGIP; encoded by the coding sequence GTGAATCAAATCCAAACTCATCGTTGGCCTTCGGATTGGCCGCTGATACATGACGCAACCTACGGGCGACTCAATGCGCATCATGAGTCTTGGATCAATAGCATCGGCAAGGGACTGCGTCACCAAACTTATCTCGCAACGGCAACTTGTGGTGATCAGGCGACGGGCGTTCTGCCATTGAACTTGGTGTCGGGGCCGCTGTTCGGTCGCTTCTTAGTTAGCATTCCATACGTCAACACGGGCGGAGTCTGGGCGAAGGACAACGAGACTGCGGTGCAACTGATTGATGCGGCCTGCGATCTTGCGGACGAGTTGGACGTCAACTATTTGGAGCTCAGACATGAATCGCCCGTCGATCATCCTCGGTTGAATTTCGAGCGAACCGAGAAGGTTCACATGCGCATGCCTCTTCCAGAGACGACCGAGGGAATCATGAAAAACCTGAAGTCAAAGGTTCGCAGCCAAGTGAAGAAGTCTGGCGAATTCGGTCTGCAGGTGAACTTCGGTGCTGATGAATTGCTCGATTCGTTTTATGCGGTGTTCGCGCACAATATGCGAGACCTGGGCACCCCTGTCTTCTCACGCAACCTGTTCGCTTATGTGTTGAAGGAATTTGGCGACGATGCAGAGATTTGTGTCGTGCGGAAGGAAGACCGACCGGTAGCCGCAGGTTTGCTGGTGCACTGCGATGGTGTGACCGAAGTGCCAAGTGCAAGTTGCTTGCGAGAGTTCAACCGGATGAATGCCAACATGCTGATGTATCGGCACTTGCTTGAGCGAGCCGTCGAGCGACGCAGTCATACGTTTGACTTTGGACGCAGCAGTGAAGGCAGTGGAACGTATAAATTCAAGGCTCAGTGGGGCGCGGTCCCTCATCCTGCATGCTGGCAGTACTATGTTCGCAAGGGCGACCCGAACGACATGCGTCCTGATTCCGACGGAAAACAACGGCTCGTAAAAATCTGGCAACGTTTGCCAGTTTGGCTGACACGATTGATTGGCCCCACGATCGTGCGTGGCATTCCTTGA
- a CDS encoding glycosyltransferase, which produces MSSDIVFKSCSQTPLVMHVRVVSGTGGGPDKTILNSPRFLDPLGYRCVCVYLRDPGDDGFSVIAERAAEKKASLEAVDDFGIKDVGIVSRLRELVDRYQPTIWHGHDYKSNLLGLMLRRRHPMQLVTTVHGWVQKTWKTPLYYFVDRQCLPRYDRVICVSQDLYDDCLRSGVAATNLSLIDNAIALDDYAASNDPAEAKQQLGFSTNTTLVVGVGRLSNEKGFDLLIRSIANLIDSGADVSLAIAGDGAEHDSLQQLIRSTGHQDRIRLLGFVADPRTVYRAADLYALSSRREGLPNVVLEAMAMGVPVLATKVAGMPTLISDDVNGRLVEPDDMDELQQALAALIADPSARQRFGEAGRQTVEERFSFEGRMKKMVDVYRSLDS; this is translated from the coding sequence ATGAGCTCCGATATTGTCTTCAAATCCTGCTCCCAAACACCGCTTGTCATGCATGTGCGCGTGGTGAGTGGGACGGGTGGTGGTCCGGATAAGACGATTTTGAATTCACCTCGCTTTCTGGATCCACTTGGGTATCGCTGCGTTTGCGTTTACCTTCGTGATCCTGGTGATGATGGATTCTCGGTCATCGCCGAGCGAGCGGCTGAAAAGAAGGCGTCGCTCGAGGCGGTGGATGACTTTGGAATCAAGGACGTTGGAATCGTTTCGCGACTTCGCGAGTTAGTTGATCGCTATCAACCGACGATCTGGCACGGACACGACTACAAAAGCAACCTGCTGGGACTGATGCTGCGACGTCGTCATCCGATGCAGTTAGTGACGACGGTGCATGGCTGGGTTCAGAAAACGTGGAAAACTCCGCTGTATTACTTTGTCGATCGGCAATGTCTACCACGCTACGATCGAGTGATCTGTGTCTCACAAGACCTGTACGATGATTGCCTTCGCAGTGGCGTTGCGGCAACAAACCTTTCACTGATTGACAACGCGATTGCCTTGGATGACTACGCCGCTAGTAACGATCCGGCTGAGGCGAAACAACAATTGGGTTTTTCGACCAACACCACGCTTGTCGTAGGTGTAGGCCGACTGTCCAACGAAAAGGGGTTTGATCTTCTGATTCGATCTATCGCCAACCTGATTGACTCCGGCGCTGACGTCTCATTGGCAATCGCTGGCGATGGCGCCGAACATGACTCACTGCAACAACTAATTCGATCAACAGGTCACCAAGACCGAATTCGCCTGCTTGGGTTTGTCGCGGATCCGAGAACGGTCTATCGTGCCGCCGACTTGTACGCGTTGAGCAGTCGACGTGAAGGCTTGCCCAACGTGGTGCTTGAAGCCATGGCAATGGGTGTCCCCGTTTTGGCAACAAAGGTCGCGGGGATGCCAACGCTGATTTCCGATGACGTCAATGGTCGACTCGTTGAACCGGACGACATGGATGAACTTCAACAAGCATTGGCGGCATTGATCGCCGACCCGAGTGCGCGACAGCGGTTCGGTGAGGCTGGGCGTCAGACCGTTGAAGAACGATTCAGTTTTGAAGGGCGAATGAAAAAAATGGTCGATGTTTACCGCTCGCTTGACTCTTGA
- a CDS encoding FAD-binding oxidoreductase gives MNVSDSQGDKSDTLNRNTLRRYRIVGLIAQILNPRTYKMALSPTPFSNWETAFQVSPINASVTLTSEVPVASINGAGQPPVTADVRCWFEATIGKENVLCDENSKNRYGKCTLPVGTTPGIIVRPRDVKEVQQVILAAKNFGLATHTISCGKNWGYGDACAPKDGQLIIDLGRMNQIIEVNEELAYAVIEPGVSQGQLYDELIKRNSSLMLDATGAGPDASIVGNVLQRGFGHTPYGDRTAYSCNYQYITPDGKIHHSGFGDISNSQVGNVYPYGQGPCQQGMLAQNNSVVVTRMTIWMMPRPERIEGFAFKVDDHDAFFKVIDRLRPLCIDETINGVIHLANDLRVMSSQPWMKARGPVHKLLSKDERSEMRKRAGVANWNALGGIYGTRSSVADRRARIRSKLRGVCSVHFFRKQYIDAARRAAYGVPLLRKWKRIDWLRDLTSSINDVMDLLHGRPCRNHLEGAFFRNRPESGQVIDAGLIWKSPVIPFLGSDAKRLIDCMESIANDYGFDLPITISPVKKRSAICVTNLCFDKSSHDESLRAEECGNELRSKLLQFGYPLYRESSI, from the coding sequence ATGAATGTCAGCGATAGCCAAGGCGATAAGTCCGATACGTTGAATAGGAACACGCTGCGTCGTTACAGAATCGTAGGTTTGATTGCACAAATTTTAAATCCACGGACATACAAAATGGCCCTTTCACCAACTCCTTTCTCTAATTGGGAAACTGCTTTCCAAGTATCACCTATCAACGCGAGCGTAACCCTGACAAGCGAAGTGCCAGTTGCATCAATAAACGGGGCTGGCCAACCGCCGGTAACTGCGGATGTAAGATGCTGGTTCGAAGCGACTATCGGGAAAGAGAATGTCTTGTGTGATGAAAATAGCAAGAATCGCTACGGGAAATGCACGCTTCCTGTCGGTACCACACCAGGAATCATTGTCCGGCCCCGTGATGTGAAAGAGGTTCAGCAGGTCATCTTGGCTGCTAAGAACTTCGGACTAGCGACTCATACAATCAGCTGCGGAAAAAATTGGGGTTATGGTGATGCCTGTGCACCAAAGGATGGACAACTGATCATAGATCTGGGACGTATGAATCAGATCATCGAAGTTAATGAAGAACTAGCCTATGCCGTGATAGAACCGGGGGTGTCACAAGGGCAACTCTACGATGAACTGATCAAACGCAATAGTTCGTTGATGCTCGATGCAACAGGAGCTGGGCCCGATGCGAGCATTGTTGGTAACGTTCTGCAGCGCGGATTTGGACACACGCCTTATGGCGACCGGACTGCCTATTCATGCAACTACCAATACATAACACCGGACGGAAAAATTCATCACTCTGGTTTCGGTGATATTTCCAATAGTCAGGTTGGGAATGTCTACCCCTATGGCCAGGGGCCTTGTCAACAAGGGATGTTGGCTCAAAACAACTCTGTAGTTGTTACACGGATGACGATTTGGATGATGCCACGTCCCGAGAGAATTGAGGGATTTGCGTTTAAGGTTGACGACCATGACGCATTTTTCAAAGTGATTGATCGCCTACGGCCATTGTGTATCGATGAAACAATCAATGGCGTCATCCATCTGGCTAATGACTTGAGGGTGATGTCTTCGCAGCCATGGATGAAGGCGAGAGGTCCCGTCCACAAACTGCTTTCCAAAGATGAACGTTCGGAGATGAGGAAACGCGCTGGAGTGGCAAATTGGAATGCACTGGGAGGGATCTATGGGACTCGTAGTAGCGTTGCTGATAGGCGAGCAAGAATACGGAGTAAATTACGGGGCGTCTGTTCTGTGCACTTCTTTCGAAAGCAGTACATTGATGCGGCGCGACGTGCCGCTTACGGGGTGCCACTGTTGAGAAAATGGAAGCGGATTGATTGGCTTCGCGATTTAACGTCGTCAATAAATGATGTAATGGATTTGCTTCACGGTCGGCCGTGTCGGAACCATCTGGAAGGCGCGTTTTTTCGAAACAGGCCTGAGTCTGGACAGGTGATCGACGCGGGCCTTATTTGGAAGTCCCCCGTGATTCCGTTTCTCGGTTCCGACGCCAAACGCTTGATTGACTGCATGGAGTCAATTGCAAATGATTATGGATTTGATTTGCCTATAACAATATCGCCCGTCAAGAAGCGTTCAGCAATATGCGTGACCAACCTATGCTTTGATAAATCAAGTCATGACGAAAGTTTGAGAGCGGAAGAATGTGGCAACGAACTAAGGAGCAAGCTCCTTCAATTCGGTTATCCATTATATCGAGAAAGCTCGATATAG
- a CDS encoding glycosyltransferase, whose protein sequence is MPVKNLRREDCYTGVLTWNQNREHQDTSFSYDGSNCKRIYITVGTQESMATDFLPEVIDALLKEGHYIIVSKGGRNFQIPRTHECLEVHDFLDENALLTTIDLWISHGSAMSIYNGLYYGVPIISLPVQADQHFHSVALLRLGVGDLLRPRDLRIETLLEKVKHVLTDAETRTRCNSLRKELTNGYITEQARQRLSEFLKEAI, encoded by the coding sequence ATGCCAGTTAAAAACTTGAGACGAGAAGATTGCTACACGGGTGTCCTAACTTGGAATCAGAATCGAGAGCATCAAGATACGTCGTTCAGTTACGATGGCAGCAACTGCAAACGCATTTACATTACCGTTGGTACTCAGGAATCTATGGCAACTGACTTCTTGCCCGAAGTCATTGATGCCCTTTTAAAAGAAGGCCACTACATCATCGTTTCAAAGGGAGGACGAAACTTTCAAATACCTCGCACACACGAATGCTTGGAAGTTCACGACTTTCTCGATGAAAATGCGTTGCTTACCACAATAGATCTTTGGATATCCCATGGCAGTGCAATGAGCATTTACAACGGGTTGTACTACGGTGTGCCAATCATTTCGTTACCAGTGCAGGCTGACCAGCACTTTCACAGTGTTGCTCTTCTGAGACTTGGCGTGGGTGATTTGCTTAGACCTCGCGATCTTAGAATTGAAACACTTCTTGAAAAGGTCAAGCACGTTCTCACTGATGCAGAAACTCGTACACGATGCAACTCGCTTCGCAAAGAATTGACTAACGGCTACATTACAGAACAAGCAAGGCAAAGACTAAGTGAGTTTCTAAAAGAAGCAATCTAA